A stretch of the Streptomyces lunaelactis genome encodes the following:
- a CDS encoding DUF7739 domain-containing protein — translation MPTITITSFGTGHVDAPWSARPVVVDTKALRNPPEDPDVRRRMTQLTGLDRDVAHYVMTTPGAERLVEAALLAVYDRLIEDQDADVDVHVSCTGGRHRSVAVSEELASRLRALDAVTADVQVVHRHIDRPILFPSDIRRNSNGRYWVVSHPETGTATRFSEKAVHHLMNDMHGCMAGAWMWRFRPLVVRALVSIPAPITFVPDDAVEMARALRQIATTPHLYRQSLRELPAMLAAHADRAVAAGELWTWDKEATA, via the coding sequence ATGCCCACCATCACGATCACCTCGTTCGGCACCGGCCACGTGGACGCCCCCTGGTCCGCCCGCCCGGTCGTCGTCGACACCAAGGCGCTGCGCAACCCTCCCGAGGACCCGGACGTACGCCGCCGGATGACGCAGCTGACCGGCCTGGACCGCGACGTCGCCCACTACGTGATGACCACGCCGGGCGCCGAGCGGCTGGTGGAGGCCGCGCTGCTCGCCGTGTACGACCGGCTCATCGAGGACCAGGACGCCGACGTCGACGTTCACGTCTCGTGCACCGGAGGCAGGCACCGCAGCGTCGCCGTCAGCGAAGAACTCGCCTCTCGCCTGCGCGCGTTGGACGCCGTGACCGCCGACGTCCAGGTCGTCCACCGCCACATCGACCGCCCGATCCTGTTCCCCAGCGACATCCGGCGCAACAGCAACGGCCGCTACTGGGTGGTCAGCCACCCCGAGACCGGCACCGCCACCCGGTTCTCCGAGAAGGCCGTGCACCACCTCATGAACGACATGCACGGCTGCATGGCGGGCGCCTGGATGTGGCGGTTCAGGCCGCTCGTGGTCCGCGCCCTGGTCTCCATCCCGGCGCCCATCACGTTCGTCCCGGACGACGCGGTGGAGATGGCCCGCGCGCTGCGGCAGATCGCCACGACCCCGCACCTGTACCGGCAGAGCCTGCGGGAGCTCCCGGCCATGCTCGCGGCGCACGCCGACCGCGCGGTCGCCGCCGGCGAACTGTGGACCTGGGACAAGGAGGCGACGGCATGA
- a CDS encoding Uma2 family endonuclease: MSVAYSHAGPWTLDAVLALPEDTSQRVELVGGQLMMSPAPGLPHQRASHRLHNLLEQAAEAAGADVEVFEGINVIVPDGLLIPDLAIIDAAAAEESGVAVSAHDVLAVVEIASPSTRVTDRKLKPSLYAAAGIEHYWRIELEPAPRLLIGRLQGGAYADQPPLLAGAVARIEEPFPIEFDPGTLARR; encoded by the coding sequence GTGAGTGTCGCCTACAGCCACGCCGGGCCGTGGACGCTGGACGCCGTCCTGGCGCTGCCCGAGGACACGTCGCAGCGCGTTGAGCTGGTCGGAGGGCAGCTGATGATGAGCCCCGCGCCCGGCCTGCCGCACCAGCGCGCTTCGCACCGTCTGCACAATCTGCTGGAGCAGGCCGCCGAGGCCGCCGGCGCCGACGTCGAGGTGTTCGAGGGGATCAACGTCATCGTCCCGGACGGGCTGCTGATCCCGGACCTGGCCATCATCGACGCGGCGGCCGCCGAGGAGTCGGGCGTCGCAGTCTCCGCACACGACGTCCTCGCCGTGGTGGAGATCGCCTCGCCGTCGACCCGGGTCACCGACCGCAAGCTGAAGCCGTCGCTGTACGCCGCGGCGGGCATCGAGCACTACTGGCGCATCGAGCTGGAACCCGCGCCGCGGCTCCTGATCGGCCGCCTCCAGGGCGGGGCGTACGCCGACCAGCCGCCGCTCCTGGCGGGCGCCGTCGCCCGCATCGAGGAGCCGTTCCCGATCGAGTTCGACCCGGGAACCCTGGCCCGCAGGTAG